In one window of Haladaptatus sp. QDMS2 DNA:
- a CDS encoding mandelate racemase/muconate lactonizing enzyme family protein, which yields MQVERVEAIPLKRELDHRFANAQKWISSREYCLVRITTADGTSGWGECWGPIAGNREIIDTVVAPWLIGQDIRTVESIHDELRYLLTTKYHSFCPASVVSGIDIALWDLYGKSTGQSVSCLLGGRVRDEIQAYATGHFWPPVDDFEELREAVVSEAEHHVRSGFDALKNKIGLARNLGWGPEKDVELVGAIREAVGDDVRLMADANHAYDVADAIRVAEALTEFDVYFLEEPIPPEHIDQYARVNRHTSVSLAGGECWAFANEFDRVLDAGAVDYVQPDVTSAGGVTSTRRIITAAEAQNVQPLPHVFGSAVALAASLQLLSTVRGAPMLEFDRTPNPLRDNLIDRPISNDGNTVVIPDTPGIGIEIDESVLEEYRID from the coding sequence ATGCAGGTAGAACGCGTAGAAGCAATTCCACTTAAGCGAGAGCTCGACCACCGTTTTGCGAATGCACAAAAATGGATCTCCAGTCGTGAGTATTGTCTTGTTCGCATCACGACAGCGGACGGAACAAGTGGGTGGGGTGAGTGCTGGGGGCCAATCGCTGGGAATCGTGAGATTATCGACACCGTTGTTGCGCCATGGCTTATAGGCCAGGATATTCGTACTGTGGAATCAATTCATGACGAATTACGATATCTACTTACTACGAAGTATCATTCGTTTTGTCCTGCGAGTGTCGTCAGTGGCATTGATATTGCACTGTGGGATCTTTATGGCAAGTCGACCGGGCAGTCCGTCTCCTGCCTTTTGGGTGGTCGAGTTCGGGATGAAATCCAAGCTTATGCGACGGGCCACTTCTGGCCGCCAGTCGATGACTTTGAAGAGCTTCGTGAAGCCGTGGTTTCCGAAGCCGAGCATCATGTTCGCTCGGGTTTCGACGCGCTGAAGAACAAAATTGGGCTTGCTCGGAATTTGGGGTGGGGGCCGGAGAAAGATGTCGAACTCGTCGGTGCAATACGAGAGGCGGTCGGTGACGATGTGCGGTTGATGGCTGATGCCAACCACGCATACGATGTTGCGGATGCTATCCGCGTTGCAGAGGCGCTTACCGAATTTGACGTCTACTTTCTCGAAGAACCTATACCTCCAGAACATATCGATCAGTACGCGCGTGTGAATCGGCATACTTCTGTCTCGCTTGCAGGTGGTGAGTGCTGGGCCTTTGCAAACGAGTTCGATCGTGTCCTAGATGCGGGAGCGGTGGATTACGTCCAGCCGGATGTGACGAGCGCGGGTGGTGTCACATCGACTCGCCGAATTATTACTGCGGCCGAGGCGCAAAACGTGCAACCGCTCCCCCACGTATTTGGAAGTGCTGTCGCTCTTGCGGCCAGTTTGCAACTGCTCTCGACGGTTCGCGGTGCACCAATGCTGGAGTTTGACCGAACCCCAAACCCATTGCGCGATAATCTTATTGACCGTCCAATCTCCAATGATGGGAATACGGTTGTGATCCCCGATACGCCGGGAATTGGAATCGAAATTGATGAATCTGTGCTTGAAGAATATCGAATTGATTGA